In a single window of the Streptomyces sp. NBC_00094 genome:
- a CDS encoding MerR family transcriptional regulator: MEWSIQEIARKAGTTSRTLRHYGERGLLEPSRIGANGYRYYDQAALVRLQRILLLRELGLSLPAIAGVLKGQRDPSAALRTHLLLLEQERERIGRQIEAVRTTLHKTEKGEELMAEEVFDGFDHTRYEGEVTERWGREAYEKGDRWWRSLDAEGRKAFLDEQAGIARDFGQAVRDGLAADSDEVQAIVRRQVAWLSATATPTKEYVIGLGRMYVDDPRFTANYDKHGEGTAILVRDAMAVYAERNL, encoded by the coding sequence ATGGAGTGGTCGATCCAAGAGATCGCCAGGAAGGCCGGCACCACCAGCCGCACCCTCCGCCACTACGGCGAGCGGGGACTGCTGGAGCCGAGCCGGATCGGCGCGAACGGTTACCGGTACTACGACCAGGCGGCGCTCGTGCGGCTGCAGCGCATCCTGCTGCTGCGCGAGCTGGGGCTCTCACTGCCCGCGATCGCCGGGGTCCTGAAGGGCCAGCGCGACCCGTCCGCCGCGCTGCGCACCCATCTGCTCCTCCTGGAGCAGGAGCGGGAGCGCATCGGCCGGCAGATCGAGGCCGTGCGCACCACTCTCCACAAGACCGAGAAGGGAGAAGAGCTCATGGCAGAGGAAGTCTTCGACGGCTTCGACCACACGCGGTACGAGGGTGAGGTCACCGAACGCTGGGGCCGCGAGGCGTACGAGAAGGGCGACCGCTGGTGGCGCTCGCTCGACGCCGAAGGGAGGAAGGCGTTCCTGGACGAGCAGGCCGGCATCGCCCGCGACTTCGGGCAGGCGGTACGGGACGGCCTGGCCGCCGACAGCGACGAGGTGCAGGCGATCGTGCGGCGTCAGGTCGCGTGGCTGTCGGCCACCGCGACCCCGACCAAGGAGTACGTGATCGGGCTCGGCCGGATGTACGTCGACGACCCGCGCTTCACCGCGAACTACGACAAGCACGGCGAGGGCACCGCGATCCTCGTCCGGGACGCGATGGCGGTCTACGCGGAGCGGAACCTCTAG
- a CDS encoding PLP-dependent cysteine synthase family protein: MRNPLLGTTLPAAVQTVGNTPVLWTDDGYWAKLEGFNFGGIKDRAALYMVEQARRRGELRPGAPIVESTSGTLGLGLALAGVLHGHPVHVVTDPGLEPIVERMLVAHGARVHVVREPSPRGGWQQARMDLVAELLLRLDGAWWPDQYGNPDNCDAYAGLAAELSEQLDRVDVLVCAVGTGGHSAGISRALRAGGSPALELVGVDSIDSTVFGLPAGERLMRGLGSSIHPANVDHGAFDEIHWVAPAEAVRAARRLASRQFATGGWSVGAVALVAGWLARTRPRGTRIAAVFPDGPQRYFDTVFNDEFCAAHGLLDGPVREDPAAYAPDTPVDGWTRKGLDRKGPGR, from the coding sequence ATGCGCAATCCGCTCCTCGGCACCACGCTGCCCGCCGCCGTGCAGACCGTCGGCAACACTCCCGTCCTGTGGACGGACGACGGCTACTGGGCCAAGCTCGAAGGCTTCAACTTCGGCGGCATCAAGGACCGTGCCGCCCTCTACATGGTCGAACAGGCCCGCCGCCGCGGTGAGCTGCGGCCCGGCGCGCCGATCGTCGAGTCGACCTCCGGGACCCTCGGCCTCGGACTCGCCCTCGCGGGCGTGCTCCACGGCCATCCCGTGCACGTCGTCACCGACCCCGGCCTCGAACCGATCGTCGAGCGGATGCTCGTCGCCCACGGCGCGCGGGTCCACGTCGTCCGCGAGCCCAGCCCGCGGGGCGGCTGGCAGCAGGCCCGGATGGACCTGGTCGCCGAGCTGCTCCTGCGCCTCGACGGGGCCTGGTGGCCCGATCAGTACGGGAACCCCGACAACTGCGACGCCTACGCCGGGCTCGCCGCCGAGCTGTCCGAGCAGCTCGACCGGGTCGACGTCCTCGTCTGCGCGGTCGGCACCGGAGGCCACTCGGCCGGGATCTCCCGCGCGCTGCGCGCCGGCGGCAGCCCCGCCCTGGAGCTGGTCGGCGTGGACTCGATCGACTCCACCGTCTTCGGCCTGCCGGCCGGGGAGCGGCTGATGCGGGGCCTCGGCTCCTCCATCCACCCGGCCAACGTGGACCACGGCGCCTTCGACGAGATCCACTGGGTGGCTCCCGCGGAGGCGGTACGGGCGGCCCGCCGACTGGCCTCGCGTCAGTTCGCCACGGGAGGCTGGAGCGTGGGCGCGGTCGCGCTGGTCGCCGGGTGGCTGGCCCGCACCCGGCCGCGCGGGACCCGGATCGCGGCGGTCTTCCCCGACGGGCCGCAGCGGTACTTCGACACCGTCTTCAACGACGAGTTCTGCGCGGCGCACGGGCTCCTCGACGGGCCGGTGCGGGAGGACCCGGCCGCGTACGCGCCGGACACGCCCGTCGACGGCTGGACCCGCAAGGGCCTGGACCGGAAGGGGCCGGGGCGTTGA
- a CDS encoding aldo/keto reductase gives MASLRPLGSSDLHVFPLALGGNVFGWTADEAQSFAVLDAYAAAGGNFVDTADMYSAWAEGNEGGESETVIGRWLASRGNRDDIVVATKVGAHPHFKGLSATTIKAGVEESLRRLGTDHIDLYYTHFDDETVPVEEIVTALDQLVKDGTVRAVAASNISPERLRASLDFAEAEGLARYVALQPHYNLVSRDTYEGPLLETVESAGLSAVPYYGLASGFLTGKYRPGAAVDSVRAAGAGGHLDTERGRAVLSALDTVAEAHEAELATVALAWLASRPTVAAPIASARTVEQLPALVASTELTLTEAELTLLTEASA, from the coding sequence ATGGCCTCCCTCCGCCCGCTGGGCTCCTCCGACCTGCACGTCTTCCCGCTCGCCCTCGGCGGCAACGTCTTCGGCTGGACCGCCGACGAGGCGCAGTCCTTCGCCGTCCTCGACGCCTACGCCGCCGCCGGCGGCAACTTCGTCGACACCGCGGACATGTACTCCGCCTGGGCCGAGGGCAACGAGGGCGGCGAGTCCGAGACCGTCATCGGCCGCTGGCTCGCCTCCCGGGGCAACCGCGACGACATCGTCGTCGCCACGAAGGTCGGCGCCCACCCCCACTTCAAGGGGCTCTCCGCCACCACCATCAAGGCGGGCGTAGAGGAGTCGCTGCGCCGCCTCGGCACCGACCACATCGACCTGTACTACACGCACTTCGACGACGAGACGGTCCCGGTCGAGGAGATCGTCACCGCTCTCGACCAGCTCGTGAAGGACGGCACCGTGCGGGCCGTCGCCGCCTCCAACATCTCCCCCGAGCGGCTGCGCGCCTCGCTCGACTTCGCGGAGGCCGAGGGCCTCGCCCGGTACGTGGCGCTCCAGCCGCACTACAACCTGGTCTCCCGCGACACCTACGAGGGCCCGCTCCTGGAGACCGTAGAGAGCGCCGGACTCTCCGCCGTCCCGTACTACGGGCTCGCCTCCGGCTTCCTCACGGGCAAGTACCGCCCCGGAGCCGCAGTCGACAGCGTCCGGGCCGCCGGGGCCGGCGGGCACCTGGACACCGAGCGGGGCCGGGCCGTGCTCTCCGCGCTCGACACGGTCGCCGAGGCGCACGAGGCCGAGCTCGCCACCGTCGCCCTCGCCTGGCTCGCCTCCCGGCCGACCGTCGCCGCGCCGATCGCCTCGGCCCGTACGGTCGAGCAGCTCCCGGCCCTGGTCGCGTCCACGGAGCTGACCCTCACCGAGGCGGAGCTGACGCTCCTGACGGAGGCGTCGGCCTGA
- a CDS encoding PrsW family intramembrane metalloprotease, which translates to MTAPVPHRDSDEPAFPAAADRSQWRYRPRRTFWRSRLVRAVAVVTLLVLCALIILAMVREQTGTEGFLVGLGLAVLPVPLLMATFRWLDRVEPGPWKNLLFAFAWGAFAAALVAILANSFAVRWIATATADPDSAESLGATVIAPVVEESAKAVAILLLFLFRRRHFGGLVDGVVVAGFTATGFAFTENILYLGNAFGEDQEFGSSGLGSVTVATFFVRVVMSPFAHPLFTVLTGIGFGLAALAPRGKRIRRVLLPIAGLLLAMGMHAAWNGAATFGGPLAFFAVYGGFMVPAFGLLTWLAVWSRQRELRTISGELPAYAAAGWLSPAEPLALSSMHARQLARAFAARTYGPPAAQAVGEYESFATTLAFLRDRARRGTAGPDFPAREQELLHHLWQRRAVASPALTYAARATGRVWAPPQYLDYGGYNPYRS; encoded by the coding sequence GTGACCGCGCCCGTTCCGCACCGGGACAGCGACGAGCCGGCGTTCCCGGCCGCCGCCGACCGGTCGCAGTGGCGCTACCGGCCCCGCCGCACCTTCTGGCGCAGCCGGCTGGTCCGGGCCGTCGCCGTGGTCACCCTGCTCGTGCTCTGCGCCCTGATCATCCTGGCGATGGTCCGCGAGCAGACCGGCACCGAGGGCTTCCTCGTCGGCCTGGGCCTCGCGGTGCTTCCCGTACCGCTGCTGATGGCCACGTTCCGCTGGCTCGACCGGGTCGAGCCGGGCCCCTGGAAGAACCTGCTCTTCGCCTTCGCGTGGGGCGCCTTCGCGGCCGCGCTGGTCGCGATCCTGGCGAACTCCTTCGCGGTCCGCTGGATCGCGACGGCCACCGCCGACCCGGACTCGGCGGAATCCCTCGGCGCCACGGTGATCGCGCCGGTCGTGGAGGAGAGCGCGAAGGCCGTCGCGATCCTGCTGCTCTTCCTCTTCCGCCGACGGCACTTCGGCGGGCTCGTCGACGGGGTCGTCGTCGCCGGTTTCACGGCGACCGGCTTCGCCTTCACCGAGAACATCCTCTACCTCGGGAACGCCTTCGGGGAGGACCAGGAGTTCGGCTCCTCCGGCCTCGGTTCGGTGACCGTCGCGACCTTCTTCGTACGGGTCGTGATGTCGCCGTTCGCGCATCCGCTCTTCACCGTGCTCACCGGCATCGGCTTCGGCCTCGCCGCGCTCGCGCCGCGCGGGAAGCGGATCCGGCGGGTACTGCTGCCGATCGCCGGGCTGCTGCTCGCCATGGGCATGCACGCCGCGTGGAACGGCGCGGCCACCTTCGGCGGCCCGCTGGCCTTCTTCGCGGTGTACGGGGGCTTCATGGTCCCCGCCTTCGGGCTGCTGACCTGGCTCGCGGTGTGGAGCCGGCAGCGCGAGCTGCGCACGATATCCGGGGAGCTCCCGGCGTACGCGGCGGCCGGCTGGCTCTCCCCCGCCGAGCCCCTCGCGCTCTCCTCGATGCACGCCCGCCAGCTGGCCCGCGCCTTCGCCGCCCGGACGTACGGTCCTCCGGCGGCGCAGGCCGTCGGCGAGTACGAGTCCTTCGCGACGACCCTCGCGTTCCTCCGGGACCGGGCCCGGCGCGGCACGGCGGGCCCGGACTTCCCGGCCCGGGAGCAGGAGCTGCTGCACCACCTCTGGCAGCGCCGGGCGGTCGCCTCGCCCGCGCTCACGTACGCGGCGCGGGCGACGGGCCGGGTGTGGGCGCCGCCCCAGTACCTGGACTACGGCGGCTACAACCCGTACCGGAGCTGA
- a CDS encoding rhodanese-like domain-containing protein produces the protein MTTTTTQVNPVLRTPPASPAAAAAYFSASLAFHADVSDVASALATATAEGTDPGFVVIDSRSTASWDQGHVPGALHLPTALIPEQAEQLLDTSVPVVTYCWGPGCNGATRAALALAELGFQVKEMLGGFEYWVREGFAYETWEGPAEKAADPLTAPVDSDDCGC, from the coding sequence ATGACGACGACAACGACGCAGGTCAACCCCGTACTCCGCACCCCGCCGGCCTCTCCCGCCGCCGCTGCCGCGTACTTCTCCGCCAGCCTCGCCTTCCACGCCGACGTCTCCGACGTGGCCTCCGCCCTGGCCACCGCGACCGCCGAGGGCACGGACCCGGGCTTCGTCGTGATCGACTCGCGCTCCACCGCCTCCTGGGACCAGGGGCACGTCCCCGGCGCCCTCCACCTCCCGACCGCGCTCATCCCCGAGCAGGCCGAGCAGCTGCTCGACACGTCCGTGCCGGTCGTCACGTACTGCTGGGGCCCCGGTTGCAACGGCGCCACGCGCGCCGCGCTGGCCCTCGCCGAGCTGGGCTTCCAGGTGAAGGAGATGCTCGGCGGCTTCGAGTACTGGGTCCGTGAGGGCTTTGCGTACGAGACGTGGGAAGGGCCCGCGGAGAAGGCCGCGGACCCGCTCACGGCGCCGGTGGATTCCGACGACTGCGGCTGCTGA
- a CDS encoding PP2C family protein-serine/threonine phosphatase: MGHPLKPAGAAGGGRGGPYGGARRFLRALPTLLIIGGVAFDVSTPPSYTAAPLFSAAPLIAAPFFSTLTTLVTGIAAVLASIGLHLYNGTATEVSALTETLTVVTVSVLAMLVNRVVRRSGERLASARVIAETAQKAVLPMPAERIGGLQCAARYEAAQADAFIGGDLFAVQDTPHGVRLVVGDVRGKGMEAVEAVAVVIGAFREAAEQERSLEGVAQRLERALAREGTRRDGLDAFEGFTTAVLAEIPRRGEGDAGVVRVVNRGHPPPLLLYVDGGLDVLDPAESALPLGMGELAAWPDRAEERPYPQGATLLFYTDGLSEARNAAGVFYDPAERLAGRIFPGPEELLDALVDDVRLHTGGGSTDDMALLAVSRPATGQPERRRTMTVVPPGEPGHQA; this comes from the coding sequence GTGGGGCACCCCCTCAAACCAGCGGGCGCGGCGGGCGGCGGGCGCGGCGGCCCGTACGGCGGTGCCCGGCGTTTCCTCCGTGCGCTGCCCACGTTGCTCATCATCGGCGGGGTCGCCTTCGACGTGTCGACGCCGCCCTCGTACACCGCCGCGCCGCTCTTCTCCGCCGCGCCGCTGATCGCCGCGCCCTTCTTCTCGACGCTCACGACCCTGGTCACCGGGATCGCCGCCGTCCTCGCCTCGATCGGGCTGCACCTCTACAACGGCACCGCCACCGAGGTCTCGGCCCTCACCGAGACCCTCACCGTCGTGACCGTCTCCGTGCTCGCGATGCTCGTCAACCGGGTCGTGCGGCGCAGCGGCGAGCGGCTGGCCTCGGCGCGGGTCATCGCGGAGACCGCGCAGAAGGCGGTGCTGCCGATGCCTGCCGAGCGGATCGGCGGGCTGCAGTGCGCGGCGCGGTACGAGGCGGCGCAGGCGGACGCGTTCATCGGCGGTGACCTGTTCGCGGTGCAGGACACCCCGCACGGGGTGCGGCTCGTGGTCGGGGACGTACGGGGCAAGGGGATGGAGGCGGTCGAGGCCGTCGCCGTCGTGATCGGGGCCTTCCGCGAGGCGGCCGAGCAGGAGCGGAGCCTGGAGGGCGTGGCGCAGCGCCTCGAACGGGCGCTGGCCCGGGAGGGGACCCGCAGGGACGGGCTCGACGCCTTCGAGGGGTTCACCACGGCCGTCCTGGCGGAGATCCCGCGCCGGGGCGAGGGCGACGCCGGGGTCGTACGGGTCGTCAACCGCGGTCATCCGCCGCCGCTGTTGCTGTACGTGGACGGGGGCCTGGACGTCCTGGATCCGGCGGAGTCGGCGCTGCCGCTCGGCATGGGCGAGCTGGCGGCGTGGCCCGACCGGGCGGAGGAGCGGCCGTACCCGCAGGGCGCGACGCTGCTGTTCTACACGGACGGCCTCTCCGAGGCGCGGAACGCGGCGGGCGTCTTCTACGACCCGGCGGAGCGGCTCGCCGGGCGGATCTTCCCGGGGCCGGAGGAGCTGCTCGACGCGCTCGTGGACGACGTACGGCTCCACACGGGTGGCGGGTCGACGGACGACATGGCGCTGCTCGCGGTGAGCAGGCCGGCGACGGGGCAGCCGGAGAGGCGCCGGACGATGACGGTGGTGCCGCCGGGCGAGCCCGGTCACCAGGCGTAG
- the trmB gene encoding tRNA (guanosine(46)-N7)-methyltransferase TrmB has translation MFAPGEGPLPDPAGAHHERRIRSFQPRRSRVTYGQAEAMLKRWPDWGLDIDGKRILDLGEMFDGLPVVLEIGFGMGEATAQMAAADPGTGILAVDVHTPGQGNLLGLADRNGLTNVRVANGDAIILLREMLDKDSLDGCRVYFPDPWPKARHHKRRLIQPEFLSLLATRLKPGGVLHCATDWESYAEQMLEVLSAHPDFENTLADGGFAPRPDFRPLTRFEGQGLDKGHVVHDLLFRRK, from the coding sequence ATGTTCGCCCCCGGTGAGGGGCCCCTGCCCGATCCCGCCGGGGCTCATCACGAGCGGCGGATCCGGAGCTTCCAGCCTCGGCGGAGCCGTGTCACCTACGGGCAGGCCGAGGCCATGCTGAAGCGGTGGCCCGACTGGGGCCTCGACATCGACGGCAAGCGGATCCTCGACCTGGGCGAGATGTTCGACGGGCTTCCGGTCGTCCTGGAGATCGGTTTCGGCATGGGCGAGGCGACCGCGCAGATGGCCGCCGCCGACCCCGGCACCGGCATCCTCGCCGTGGACGTCCACACCCCCGGCCAGGGCAACCTCCTCGGCCTCGCCGACCGCAACGGCCTCACCAACGTCCGGGTCGCCAACGGCGACGCGATCATCCTGCTCCGCGAGATGCTCGACAAGGACTCCCTCGACGGCTGCCGCGTCTACTTCCCGGACCCGTGGCCCAAGGCCCGCCACCACAAGCGGCGCCTGATCCAGCCCGAGTTCCTCAGCCTGCTCGCGACCCGGCTCAAGCCCGGCGGAGTGCTGCACTGCGCCACCGACTGGGAGTCGTACGCCGAGCAGATGCTGGAGGTGCTCTCCGCGCATCCGGACTTCGAGAACACGCTCGCCGACGGCGGCTTCGCGCCCCGCCCGGACTTCCGGCCCCTGACCCGCTTCGAGGGCCAGGGCCTGGACAAGGGGCACGTCGTGCACGACCTCCTCTTCCGGAGGAAGTGA
- a CDS encoding MFS transporter — translation MSTTTAPSRGGIWKQSRTFDPAVRLLFLNQLTINLGFYMLMPYLAAHLADGLGMAAWAVGLVLGARNLSQQGMFLVGGALADRLGFKPLIVAGCALRTVGFGALAFAQSLPMLIAASLATGLAGALFNPAVRACLAAEAGEERRVEAFALFHTYYQAGILLGPLVGVALTGVSFRLTCTVAAVLFAGLTLVQLRHLPVRGGAAAPAEKGERGQFRTVLSHRTFWLFSLAMTGSYVLSFQVYLALPLAADGTGLTTALFVVSALVALAGQLRITAWCRRRLNRERCLVLGLALMGGAFLVPAALGRGAVGLLLCAAVLAVANAVLYPYEMDTVVALARGRWVATHYGLYNTVCGIGITLGNLGTGALLDVTGWSAVPWLALCAVGLVCAAAVALLARGGRLAEAGAGVGAGAGDAA, via the coding sequence TTGAGCACCACGACGGCGCCCTCCCGGGGCGGCATCTGGAAGCAGAGCCGTACCTTCGACCCCGCGGTCCGGCTGCTCTTCCTCAACCAGCTCACCATCAACCTCGGCTTCTACATGCTGATGCCGTACCTGGCCGCGCACCTCGCGGACGGGCTCGGCATGGCGGCCTGGGCCGTCGGTCTCGTCCTCGGCGCCCGCAACCTCTCCCAGCAGGGCATGTTCCTGGTCGGCGGGGCGCTCGCCGACCGGCTCGGCTTCAAGCCGCTCATCGTCGCCGGTTGCGCCCTGCGGACGGTCGGCTTCGGGGCGCTCGCCTTCGCGCAGTCGCTGCCGATGCTGATCGCCGCCTCGCTCGCGACCGGGCTCGCGGGGGCGCTGTTCAATCCGGCGGTGCGGGCCTGCCTCGCGGCGGAGGCGGGGGAGGAGCGCCGGGTGGAGGCCTTCGCGCTGTTCCACACGTACTACCAGGCGGGCATCCTGCTCGGGCCGCTCGTGGGGGTGGCGCTCACCGGGGTGTCGTTCCGGCTGACGTGCACGGTGGCGGCCGTCCTGTTCGCCGGCCTGACCCTCGTACAGCTCAGGCACCTGCCCGTGCGCGGCGGGGCGGCCGCACCGGCGGAGAAGGGGGAGCGGGGGCAGTTCCGTACGGTCCTCTCCCACCGGACCTTCTGGCTCTTCTCGCTCGCGATGACCGGTTCGTACGTGCTGTCCTTCCAGGTCTACCTGGCGCTGCCGCTCGCGGCGGACGGCACGGGGCTCACGACGGCGCTGTTCGTCGTCTCGGCGCTGGTCGCGCTCGCCGGGCAGCTGCGGATCACGGCCTGGTGCCGGCGCCGGCTGAACCGCGAGCGGTGCCTGGTCCTCGGACTCGCCCTGATGGGCGGGGCGTTCCTGGTCCCGGCGGCCCTGGGCCGGGGCGCGGTGGGGCTGCTGCTCTGCGCGGCGGTCCTGGCCGTCGCGAACGCGGTGCTCTACCCGTACGAGATGGACACCGTCGTCGCCCTCGCCCGGGGGCGCTGGGTGGCCACCCACTACGGGCTCTACAACACCGTCTGCGGGATCGGGATCACCCTCGGGAACCTGGGGACGGGCGCGCTGCTCGACGTCACGGGGTGGTCGGCGGTGCCGTGGCTGGCGCTGTGCGCGGTCGGTCTCGTGTGCGCGGCGGCGGTGGCCCTCCTGGCCCGCGGCGGCCGCCTCGCGGAGGCGGGGGCGGGGGTCGGGGCGGGGGCCGGGGACGCCGCCTAG
- a CDS encoding sigma-70 family RNA polymerase sigma factor yields MNGDPNDGIGAGAGAGAGAGAGAGTTTRTDVGAGADKELLARRFEADRGHLRAVAYRMLGSLGEAEDAVQEAWFKLSRADISAVENLSGWLTTVVGRVCLDMLRSRGSRREDPLEYYVPDPVVRLPDAGDPERAAELTESVGLALLVVLETLSPAERLAFVLHDMFAVSFDEIARIVDRTPAATRQLASRARRRVQDASPAPGPDARRQREITDAFLAAANGGDFEGLLAVLDPDVVLRADGGRVLAAASKVVRGAEAVISQALLYAKFRQAVMPVVVNGAPAFLSVVDGRPAVLMAFTIAGDRIVGLQILADAERLATLDLSAEDLARATF; encoded by the coding sequence ATGAACGGCGACCCGAACGACGGCATCGGGGCCGGGGCCGGGGCTGGAGCCGGGGCCGGGGCCGGGGCCGGAACCACGACCAGGACCGACGTCGGTGCCGGTGCCGACAAGGAGCTTCTCGCGCGGCGCTTCGAAGCCGACCGGGGCCATCTGCGGGCCGTGGCCTACCGGATGCTGGGCTCGCTCGGCGAGGCCGAGGACGCCGTCCAGGAGGCCTGGTTCAAGCTCAGCCGCGCCGACATCAGCGCGGTGGAGAACCTCAGCGGCTGGCTGACCACGGTCGTCGGCCGCGTCTGCCTCGACATGCTGCGCTCCCGCGGCTCGCGCCGCGAGGACCCGCTCGAGTACTACGTCCCCGACCCGGTCGTCCGCCTCCCCGACGCCGGCGACCCCGAGCGCGCGGCGGAGCTCACCGAGTCCGTCGGCCTCGCGCTCCTCGTCGTCCTGGAGACCCTCTCGCCGGCCGAGCGCCTCGCGTTCGTGCTGCACGACATGTTCGCCGTCTCCTTCGACGAGATCGCGCGGATCGTGGACCGCACCCCGGCCGCGACCCGCCAGCTCGCCAGCCGGGCCCGCCGCCGGGTGCAGGACGCCTCCCCCGCCCCCGGGCCGGACGCGCGCCGCCAGCGGGAGATCACCGACGCCTTCCTCGCCGCCGCGAACGGCGGCGACTTCGAGGGCCTGCTCGCGGTCCTCGACCCCGACGTGGTGCTGCGGGCCGACGGCGGCAGGGTCCTCGCCGCCGCCTCCAAGGTGGTGCGGGGCGCCGAGGCGGTCATCTCGCAGGCGCTGCTGTACGCGAAGTTCCGTCAGGCGGTGATGCCGGTCGTGGTCAACGGCGCGCCCGCGTTCCTGTCGGTCGTCGACGGCCGCCCGGCCGTGCTCATGGCGTTCACGATCGCCGGGGACCGGATCGTCGGGCTCCAGATCCTCGCGGACGCGGAACGGCTGGCCACGCTCGACCTCTCGGCGGAGGACCTGGCCCGCGCGACCTTCTGA
- a CDS encoding peptidoglycan-binding protein, which yields MLKKIAAKVGLSLGVAALVVGGTSGTAGAVEGAGYVGYGYTTSGGAVWCAQTLVNDAARKAGRAQIAEDGQWGPKTDAQIRWYQQWTGSEVDGIVGPETGNLLLFFGDKDYGGEYGHCYWYLPSDWRLGAMGVPTHLT from the coding sequence GTGCTCAAGAAGATCGCGGCCAAGGTGGGCCTGTCACTCGGTGTGGCGGCCCTGGTCGTCGGGGGAACGAGCGGCACGGCCGGCGCCGTCGAGGGCGCCGGGTACGTCGGATACGGGTACACCACCAGCGGCGGGGCGGTCTGGTGCGCCCAGACCCTGGTCAACGACGCCGCCAGGAAGGCCGGCCGCGCGCAGATCGCCGAGGACGGCCAGTGGGGCCCCAAGACCGATGCCCAGATCCGCTGGTACCAGCAGTGGACCGGCAGCGAGGTCGACGGGATCGTCGGGCCGGAGACGGGCAACCTCCTGCTCTTCTTCGGCGACAAGGACTACGGCGGTGAGTACGGCCACTGCTACTGGTACCTGCCCAGCGACTGGCGGCTCGGGGCCATGGGCGTCCCCACCCACCTGACCTGA
- a CDS encoding M23 family metallopeptidase, whose product MASNTPAPEAPFDAFGGGAGPAAPDTEWNPTEGSLRAESRSGGRHRVVKQRSNFARSSTVLGVGVIAAVGAGGLATAQDKPPVAISLPDLPDLDLPDAKDLPGVGEFFADDSDEQYRDYAEGTGANANPLTAATYVTPAGENTDGTVRTAQATDTTRTTVGTTDAGEVLRARILQQAEQQQATADAAEKAAAEKAAAEKAAAEAAAKAEAAEKAAAEAKAKAEAEAKAKAEAEAKAEAERQAAAAEAERLAQLAASYSMPLSSYSISATYMQSGSMWSSGYHTGLDFAAPTGTPLKAVHSGTVKSAGWSGSYGYRIVLELEDGTEVWYAHLSSMTVGAGQTVTTGETIGRVGATGNVSGAHLHLEIHPGGGDGIDPAAWLRSKGLSI is encoded by the coding sequence GTGGCGTCCAACACCCCCGCACCCGAAGCCCCCTTCGATGCTTTCGGTGGCGGTGCGGGTCCTGCCGCTCCGGACACCGAGTGGAACCCCACCGAGGGCTCCCTCCGCGCCGAGAGCCGCTCCGGCGGCCGGCACCGGGTCGTCAAGCAGCGCTCGAACTTCGCCCGCTCCTCCACCGTGCTCGGCGTCGGCGTCATCGCGGCCGTCGGTGCGGGCGGCCTCGCCACCGCGCAGGACAAGCCGCCGGTGGCGATATCGCTCCCCGACCTCCCGGACCTCGACCTCCCGGACGCCAAGGACCTCCCCGGCGTCGGCGAGTTCTTCGCGGACGACAGCGACGAGCAGTACCGCGACTACGCCGAGGGGACCGGCGCCAACGCGAACCCGCTGACCGCCGCCACGTACGTCACCCCGGCCGGCGAGAACACCGACGGCACCGTCCGGACGGCCCAGGCCACCGACACCACCCGGACCACGGTCGGCACCACCGACGCCGGCGAGGTCCTGCGCGCCCGCATCCTCCAGCAGGCCGAACAGCAGCAGGCCACCGCCGACGCCGCCGAGAAGGCCGCGGCGGAGAAGGCGGCGGCCGAGAAGGCCGCGGCCGAGGCCGCTGCCAAGGCCGAAGCCGCGGAGAAGGCGGCCGCCGAGGCGAAGGCGAAGGCCGAGGCGGAAGCCAAGGCCAAGGCGGAGGCGGAAGCCAAGGCGGAGGCCGAGCGGCAGGCCGCGGCGGCGGAGGCCGAGCGCCTCGCCCAGCTCGCCGCGAGCTACTCGATGCCCCTCTCCTCGTACAGCATCAGCGCCACCTACATGCAGTCCGGCTCGATGTGGTCCTCCGGCTACCACACGGGTCTCGACTTCGCCGCCCCCACGGGCACCCCGCTCAAGGCGGTCCACAGCGGCACCGTCAAGTCGGCGGGCTGGTCCGGCTCCTACGGTTACCGGATCGTCCTGGAGCTGGAGGACGGCACCGAGGTCTGGTACGCCCACCTCTCCTCGATGACGGTGGGCGCGGGCCAGACCGTGACCACCGGCGAGACGATCGGCCGCGTCGGCGCCACCGGCAACGTCAGCGGCGCGCACCTCCACCTGGAGATCCACCCCGGCGGCGGCGACGGCATCGACCCGGCGGCCTGGCTCCGTTCCAAGGGCCTCTCGATCTGA